A genomic window from Fusarium falciforme chromosome 2, complete sequence includes:
- a CDS encoding MFS domain-containing protein: MLGTKSIKVNGADCGAESILLGVVTSIGGFLFGYDTGQISGMLLFEDFINRFAQGPADDKKWVPIIQSLVVSLMSIGCLLGSLSGAYTADWWGRRKSLTFGVIVFIIGNVIQITAMNSWVHMMMGRFTAGLGVGNLSVGVPMFQSECSPREIRGAVVASYQLMITIGILVANIINYGVQHIGDSDASWRIVIGLGIAFSLPLGIGILCVPESPRWLASRGDWTAARTSLARLRGMKNDPNNKLVDDDLNEMRKILDQERKAGQGSWAECFVPKTEIPKLVYRTFLGIAIHFLQQWTGVNYFFYFGATIFKSLGIDSILTQLILGAVNVVMTFYGLYVVEKYGRRWPLFIGALWQSAWLLIFASVGTAIDPASNRTVGIIMIVASCMFIASFAGTWGPIAWVVIGESFPLRTRAKQASLATASNWLGNFMIAFLTPLAVDGIKYAYGFVFCGTNLAAAVIVWFFLYESRMLSLENVDLMYGQDHLKPWNSSKWTPPGYITREQRDESYFRRMSVVGGGQEKSRNSDVSHSGGDSREEYV; encoded by the exons ATGTTGGGCACAAA GTCCATCAAAGTCAACGGCGCCGACTGCGGTGCCGAGTCCATCCTTTTGGGTGTCGTCACATCTATCGGCGGCTTCCTCTTCGGATACGATACCGGCCAGATTTCTGGAATGCTCCTCTTTGAGGACTTTATCAACCGATTCGCCCAGGGACCAGCAGATGACAAGAAATGGGTGCCTATCATCCAGTCCCTAGTCGTCTCTCTTATGAGTATCGGATGTCTACTTGGTTCTTTGTCTGGTGCCTA CACGGCGGATTGGTGGGGTCGACGGAAGAGCTTGACTTTCGGAGTCATCGTGTTCATCATTGGTAATGTCATCCAGATAACGGCGATGAACTCCTGGGTTCATATGATGATGGGTCGCTTTACCGCCGGTCTCGGTGTCGGCAACCTCTCGGTCGGCGTCCCCATGTTCCAGTCCGAGTGCTCTCCCCGTGAGATTCGAGGAGCCGTCGTCGCTTCGTATCAGCTCATGATTACTATCGGTATTCTCGtcgccaacatcatcaaTTACGGCGTTCAGCACATTGGTGATTCCGACGCCTCTTGGAGAATCGTCATTGGCCTCGGAATTGCTTTCTCGCTCCCCCTCGGAATCGGCATCCTCTGCGTCCCCGAGTCCCCTAGATGGCTGGCGTCTCGAGGCGATTGGACCGCCGCTCGAACCTCATTGGCCCGCCTCCGTGGCATGAAGAACGACCCCAACAACAAgcttgtcgacgacgacctcAACGAGATGCGAAAGATTCTCGACCAGGAGCGCAAGGCTGGCCAAGGAAGCTGGGCTGAATGCTTCGTGCCCAAGACTGAGATCCCCAAGCTCGTCTACCGCACCTTTCTCGGCATTGCGATCCATTTCCTGCAGCAATGGACTGGCGTCAACTACTTCTTCTACTTTGGTGCCACGATTTTCAAGTCTCTCGGCATCGACTCTATCTTGACGCAGCTGATCCTCGGCGCTGTCAACGTTGTCATGACCTTTTATGGCCTCTACGTGGTTGAGAAGTATGGAAGACGCTGGCCCTTGTTCATTGGTGCTCTTTGGCAGTCCGCCTGGCTCCTGATCTTCGCTAGTGTTGGAACTGCCATTGATCCCGCGTCGAACCGCACCGTGGGCATCATCATGATTGTCGCGTCGTGCATGTTCATCGCTTCTTTCGCGGGTACATGGGGTCCCATTGCTTGGGTCGTTATCGGCGAGTCATTCCCTCTGCGCACTCGTGCGAAGCAAGCTTCTCTTGCTACTGCTAGCAACTGGCTTGGAAACT TCATGATTGCGTTCCTTACTCCTCTTGCCGTGGATGGAATTAAATACGCCTATGGTTTCGTCTTTTGCGGAACAAACCTGGCTGCTGCAGTTATTGTCTGGTTCTTCCTCTACGAATCGCGGATGCTCAGCCTGGAGAACGTCGATCTCATGTACGGCCAAGACCACCTTAAGCCTTGGAACAGCTCTAAGTGGACTCCTCCTGGCTACATCACACGAGAGCAGAGGGACGAGTCTTATTTCCGTCGCATGAGCGTTGTCGGCGGCGGTCAAGAAAAGTCCAGGAACAGCGATGTCTCGCACTCTGGCGGAGATTCTCGGGAAGAATATGTGTAA